The genomic DNA AGTGCTCATTCCCTTACTCGATGGGCTGGCACGGCGCGCCGTTTACCCAGGACGAACATTCACACTGGCAGTTGCATGCCCATTTCTATCCGCCTTTATTGCGTTCAGCCACGGTTCGCAAGTTTATGGTCGGTTATGAAATGCTGGCGGAAACCCAGCGTGATCTTACGGCAGAACAGGCGGCTGAACGTCTGCGTGCCGTCAGCGATATTCATTTTCGCGAATCCGGAGAATAACAATGAGTCTGAAAGATAAAACCCAATCCCTGTTTGCTGAAAAATTTGGCTACTCTGCCACCCACGTTATCCAGGCGCCGGGCCGCGTTAATTTGATCGGTGAACACACCGACTATAATGATGGTTTTGTGCTGCCATGCGCCATTGATTACCAGACGGTGATCAGTTGCGCGGCGCGTAACGACCGTACGGTGCGCGTCATCGCCGCCGATTATGACAACCAAATCGACGAGTTCTCGCTGGACGCGCCGATTGTGGCCCACGACAGCCAGCAGTGGTCGAACTACGTGCGCGGAGTGGTGAAACACCTGCAAAAACGCGACCGCAACTTTGGCGGCGTGGATATGGTGATTAGCGGTAACGTGCCACAGGGCGCGGGCTTAAGTTCATCCGCCTCACTGGAAGTGGCGGTCGGTACCGTTCTCCAGCAGTTGTACCATCTGCCACTCGATGGCACACAAATCGCGCTAAACGGTCAGGAAGCGGAAAACCAGTTTGTCGGCTGCAACTGCGGCATTATGGATCAACTGATTTCCGCGCTCGGCAAGAAAGATCATGCCCTGCTGATCGACTGCCGTACGCTGGGCAGTAAAGCGGTGTCGATGCCAAAAGGCGTCGCAGTCATCATCATCAACAGTAATTTTAAACGTACGCTGGTCGGCAGCGAATACAACACACGCCGCCAGCAGTGTGAAACCGGGGCGCGTTTCTTCCAGCAGCCGGCACTGCGCGATGTCACGCTGGCACAGTTCAACGCCGTGGCGAATGAGCTGGATCCGCTGGTGGCGAAACGCGTACGCCACGTGCTGACCGAAAACGCCCGTACGGTAGAAGCCGCTGATGCGCTGGAAAAAGGCGATTTGCAGCGCATGGGTAAACTGATGGCCGAATCCCACGCCTCCATGCGTGACGATTTCGAAATCACTGTGCCGCAGATCGACACGCTGGTTGAGATTGTGAAAGCGGCTATCGGTGATAAAGGCGGTGTGCGCATGACTGGCGGCGGCTTCGGTGGCTGCGTCGTGGCGCTGGTGCCGGAAAATCTGGTGGAGACCGTGCAACAGGCAGTAGCCTCGCAATATGAAGCCAGAACCGGCATCAAAGAGACCTTCTACGTTTGCAAACCTTCACAAGGAGCAGGCCGTGCTGAATGAGACACCTGTGCTGGCCCCGGACGGCCAGCCCTTTCGACTACTGACGTTGCGCAATCGCGCAGGGATGATTGTCACGCTGATGGACTGGGGCGCCACGCTGCTCTCTGCCCGTATTCCTCTTTCTGACGGCAGCGTGCGTGAAGCGCTGCTCGGCTGCGCCAGCCCGGAACAGTACCCGGAACAGGCGGCCTTTCTTGGCGCCTCGGTGGGACGCTACGCAAACCGTATCGCCGACAGCCGCTACACACTGAATGATGAAACCATCGAGCTGGTACCGAGTCAGGGTGTCAACCAGCTTCACGGCGGCCCGGACGGGTTTGACAAACGTCGCTGGCAGATCCTCAGCCAGAACGATGAAGAGGTGCTGCTTACGCTGGCCTCTGACGATGGTGATCAGGGCTATCCCGGCAACCTCACCGCCCTTGCGCGGTATCGCCTGACAGACGACTGCCGGATTTCCATTGAATATCGCGCCACGGTCGATAAAGCCTGCCCGGTCAACCTGACCAACCACGTCTACTTTAACCTCGACGGGGTGCAGGGCGATGTGCGTCAGCATAAATTGCAGATCCTCGCCGATGACTACCTGCCGGTAGATGAGATGGGTATTCCGCGCGAGGGGTTGAAAAGTGTGGCGGACACCAGCTTTGATTTCCGAACGCCAAAACGCATTGCGCAGGATTTCCTCAGCGATGACGATCAGAAAAAAGTGAAAGGTTACGACCACGCGTTTCTGTTACAGGCCAAAGGTAATGTGCGCGAACCGGTAGCCCGCGTCTGGTCGCAGGATGAAAAATTGCAGCTGGCGGTATATACCACCGCGCCTGCCCTGCAGTTCTACTCCGGAAATTTTCTCGGCGGCACACCGTCGCGTGAAGCTGAGCCCTACAGTGACTGGCAGGGTCTGGCGCTGGAGAGCGAATTCCTGCCCGACAGCCCAAACCACCCGGAATGGCCGCAGCCCGACTGTATTCTGCTTCCCGGCGAGGAGTACATCAGCCTCACGGAATATCAGTTCATCCCCCGCTAATCCCGAACCCTCCTGATGGAGGGTTTTTTCATTGCAAATTGCTGAAAATAACGCCATTCGCAGACAAAATCATAACCCCGGATTCACAAGCATCTTACACTCAGGCGCTATTTTCGCTATGGTTATGGATAAGCGTTGCTGCGGGTGTCGCCCGGGCAATATAATGAGAATTGTTATCATTCAAAATAAAAGCTTGAGGAGTAGGATATGGCTGTAACTAAGCTGGTTCTGGTGCGCCACGGCGAAAGCCAGTGGAACAACGAAAACCGCTTCACCGGTTGGTATGACGTTGACCTGTCTGAGAAAGGCGTGAGCGAAGCCAAAGCGGCGGGTAAACTGCTGAAGGAAGAAGGCTTCAGCTTTGATTTTGCTTATACCTCAGTGCTGAAACGTGCCATCCACACCCTGTGGAACGTGCTGGATGAACTGGATCAGGCCTGGCTGCCGGTCGAAAAATCCTGGAAACTGAATGAGCGTCATTACGGTGCACTGCAGGGTCTGAACAAAGCGGAAACCGCTGAAAAGTACGGTGACGAGCAGGTGAAACAGTGGCGTCGTGGTTTTGCTGTGACTCCGCCTGAGCTGACTAAAGATGACGAGCGTTATCCGGGCCACGATCCGCGCTACGCGAAACTGACCGAGAAAGAGCTGCCGCTGACCGAAAGCCTGGCGCTGACCATCGACCGCGTGGTGCCGTACTGGAACGACACCATTCTGCCGCGCCTGAAAAGCGGTGAGCGCGTGATTATTGCCGCTCACGGCAACTCCCTGCGTGCGCTGGTGAAATACCTCGACAAAATGGGCGAAGATGAAATCCTTGAGCTGAACATCCCGACCGGCGTACCGCTGGTGTACGAGTTCGACGAAAACTTTAAGCCGATCAAACACTACTATCTGGGTAACGCCGACGAAATCGCTGCGAAAGCGGCCGCGGTGGCGAACCAGGGTAAAGCGAAGTAAATAAAAAAGGCCCGGTTACCGGGCCTTTTTACTGTCCATACGCGCTTAACCGCGACGGGCTTTGACCGCGTTCGATAACTGACGCAGAACGATTTCAGTATCATCCCAGCCGATGCAGGCATCGGTCACGCTCTTGCCGTAGACCAGCGGCTCACCGCTTTCCAGACTCTGATTTCCTTCAACCAGATGGCTTTCAATCATCACGCCGATGATCGCTTTCTCGCCGTTAACGATCTGCTCGCAGACATTCTGCGCGACATCCATCTGTTTTTTAAACTGTTTGCAGGAGTTGGCATGACTGAAGTCGATCATCACCTGCTCTGGCAGGCCCGCTTTTTTCAGCCCGGCTTTCACTTCTGCGACGTGCTCTGCACTGTAGTTCGGCGCTTTACCGCCACGCAGAATAATATGGCAGTCGCCATTGCCGCCAGTATTCACAATCGCGGAATGGCCCCATTTGGTGACCGACAGGAAGCAGTGCGGCGCCCCGGCGGCGTTGATGGCGTCAATCGCCACTTTGATCGTACCGTCAGTGCCGTTTTTGAACCCCACCGGGCAGGAAAGACCAGACGCCAGTTCGCGGTGCACCTGAGATTCGGTGGTCCGCGCACCGATCGCGCCCCAGCTCATCAGATCAGCAAGATACTGTGGCGTGATCATATCCAGGAACTCGCCGGCAGCAGGCAGGCCGCTGTCGTTAATCTCCAGCAGCAGTTTACGCGCGATACGCAGACCGTCGTTAATCTGGAAGCTGTTGTCCATATGCGGATCGTTAATCAGTCCTTTCCAGCCCACGGTAGTACGTGGCTTTTCAAAATAGACGCGCATGACAATTTCCAGCTCGCCTTTCAGCACGTCACGCAGCGTCAACAGGCGAGACGCATACTCTTTTGCTGCCGCCGGATCGTGAATTGAGCACGGGCCAATCACTACCAGCAGACGATCGTCATCACCGTTAAGGATCTTGTGAATCGCTTTGCGGGCATGTGAAACGGTATTCGCAGCATTTTTAGTCGCGGGGAATTTTTCAAGGAGCGCGACAGGGGGCAGTAACTCATTGATCTCTTTAATGCGTAAATCGTCGTTCTGATAATTCATCATCTTTCCAGCGTTGCCATACTTATCTAATTGAGTGCAATCCTTTCAATCTATCTTGTCGGTCAGAAAGTGTAAACGGGCTTTTACACTCAGGACGGATAATTCCTGGAATTACAGAAAAATTCGCCACAAAGTAGCGAAAAGTGAGATCGCGTCTACAATTTTTACTTTGAAACACTCTGTTTTTGCCGCTTAACAATATTCCATGCTGAGTTAAATCAGCCCAGTGGAATATTTAACCCTCTTGAGGGCGTATAGCCCTCGCGCATGCACTGTTGGAAGAAGTTATCCGACGTAACGACCAGAACAGGAGCATCTTTATGAAAATGAATAAATTAGCCTCACTTTTACTGACGGCAACCCTCTCTCTGACCAGCGGCGCAGCGCTGGCCGCCACCGGTTCGGACAGCAACGGTGATGCCAACGCGGCGGCAGAAGCCGGCCAGGTTGCACCAGACGCCCGTCAAAACACCGCGCCGAATAATGTTGATAACAACCAGATCAACAACGGCGGCACCATGCTTCATCCTAATGATTCCTCCAGTAATATGAGTCAGGAAGGGATGACCAAAGACGAAGTGCATAAAAACTCGATGTGTAAAGACGGTAAATGTCCTGACATCAATAAGAAAGTCCAGACCGGCGACGGCATCAACAACGATGTTGACACCAAAACGGACGGCACCACGCAGTAACCCTCCCCTTCTGTACCGAACCATGGAGAGCTTCGGCTCTCCTTATTTGTATGCGCAACCGAAAAAGATCTGTAATGATGACAGGCATAACATTTAAATAATCAGGACGACGTTATGGCGCACTCCCATTCGCACTCGCATTCCCCGCAACCGCAGGACGGCAACGCCCGTCGGTTACTGCTGGCTTTTGCGATTACCGCTGGCTTTATGGTCATTGAGGTCATCGGTGGCCTTATCTCTGGCTCGCTGGCGCTGCTGGCCGATGCCGGGCATATGCTGACCGATGCCGCGGCTCTGCTGTTTGCCCTGCTGGCCGTCCAGTTTGCCCGTCGCCCGCCCAATAACCGTCACACCTTCGGCTGGCTGCGCCTGACGACGCTCGCAGCGTTTGTGAATGCGATTGCCCTGGTGGTGATTACGTTTCTGATTGTCTGGGAGGCAATCCAGCGTTTTTACCATCCGCAACCGGTCGCCGGGGCGACCATGATGGTGATCGCCGTAGCCGGATTGCTGGCGAATATTTTCTCGTTCTGGATTTTGCACCGCGGCAGTGAAGAGAAGAATCTTAACGTACGCGCCGCTGCGCTGCATGTGCTGGGGGATCTGTTAGGTTCGGTCGGGGCTATCGGTGCGGCAGTCGTGATCCTGCTGACTGGCTGGACGCCGATTGACCCGATCCTGTCAGTGCTGGTGTCGTGCCTGGTACTTCGCAGCGCCTGGCAACTGCTGAAAGAGAGCGTTAACGAGCTGCTTGAAGGTGCACCACGCGCTATCGACGTTGGCGAGCTGAAGCGCAAA from Trabulsiella odontotermitis includes the following:
- a CDS encoding YbgS-like family protein, whose protein sequence is MKMNKLASLLLTATLSLTSGAALAATGSDSNGDANAAAEAGQVAPDARQNTAPNNVDNNQINNGGTMLHPNDSSSNMSQEGMTKDEVHKNSMCKDGKCPDINKKVQTGDGINNDVDTKTDGTTQ
- the zitB gene encoding CDF family zinc transporter ZitB — its product is MAHSHSHSHSPQPQDGNARRLLLAFAITAGFMVIEVIGGLISGSLALLADAGHMLTDAAALLFALLAVQFARRPPNNRHTFGWLRLTTLAAFVNAIALVVITFLIVWEAIQRFYHPQPVAGATMMVIAVAGLLANIFSFWILHRGSEEKNLNVRAAALHVLGDLLGSVGAIGAAVVILLTGWTPIDPILSVLVSCLVLRSAWQLLKESVNELLEGAPRAIDVGELKRKLNRALPEVRDVHHVHVWMVGEKPIMTLHVQVIPPHDHDALLDRIQHFLEHHYNIEHATIQMEYQPCSGPECRLSELHAGHGHSHHP
- the galK gene encoding galactokinase, with amino-acid sequence MSLKDKTQSLFAEKFGYSATHVIQAPGRVNLIGEHTDYNDGFVLPCAIDYQTVISCAARNDRTVRVIAADYDNQIDEFSLDAPIVAHDSQQWSNYVRGVVKHLQKRDRNFGGVDMVISGNVPQGAGLSSSASLEVAVGTVLQQLYHLPLDGTQIALNGQEAENQFVGCNCGIMDQLISALGKKDHALLIDCRTLGSKAVSMPKGVAVIIINSNFKRTLVGSEYNTRRQQCETGARFFQQPALRDVTLAQFNAVANELDPLVAKRVRHVLTENARTVEAADALEKGDLQRMGKLMAESHASMRDDFEITVPQIDTLVEIVKAAIGDKGGVRMTGGGFGGCVVALVPENLVETVQQAVASQYEARTGIKETFYVCKPSQGAGRAE
- the aroG gene encoding 3-deoxy-7-phosphoheptulonate synthase AroG, yielding MNYQNDDLRIKEINELLPPVALLEKFPATKNAANTVSHARKAIHKILNGDDDRLLVVIGPCSIHDPAAAKEYASRLLTLRDVLKGELEIVMRVYFEKPRTTVGWKGLINDPHMDNSFQINDGLRIARKLLLEINDSGLPAAGEFLDMITPQYLADLMSWGAIGARTTESQVHRELASGLSCPVGFKNGTDGTIKVAIDAINAAGAPHCFLSVTKWGHSAIVNTGGNGDCHIILRGGKAPNYSAEHVAEVKAGLKKAGLPEQVMIDFSHANSCKQFKKQMDVAQNVCEQIVNGEKAIIGVMIESHLVEGNQSLESGEPLVYGKSVTDACIGWDDTEIVLRQLSNAVKARRG
- the galM gene encoding galactose-1-epimerase, whose protein sequence is MLNETPVLAPDGQPFRLLTLRNRAGMIVTLMDWGATLLSARIPLSDGSVREALLGCASPEQYPEQAAFLGASVGRYANRIADSRYTLNDETIELVPSQGVNQLHGGPDGFDKRRWQILSQNDEEVLLTLASDDGDQGYPGNLTALARYRLTDDCRISIEYRATVDKACPVNLTNHVYFNLDGVQGDVRQHKLQILADDYLPVDEMGIPREGLKSVADTSFDFRTPKRIAQDFLSDDDQKKVKGYDHAFLLQAKGNVREPVARVWSQDEKLQLAVYTTAPALQFYSGNFLGGTPSREAEPYSDWQGLALESEFLPDSPNHPEWPQPDCILLPGEEYISLTEYQFIPR
- the gpmA gene encoding 2,3-diphosphoglycerate-dependent phosphoglycerate mutase, coding for MAVTKLVLVRHGESQWNNENRFTGWYDVDLSEKGVSEAKAAGKLLKEEGFSFDFAYTSVLKRAIHTLWNVLDELDQAWLPVEKSWKLNERHYGALQGLNKAETAEKYGDEQVKQWRRGFAVTPPELTKDDERYPGHDPRYAKLTEKELPLTESLALTIDRVVPYWNDTILPRLKSGERVIIAAHGNSLRALVKYLDKMGEDEILELNIPTGVPLVYEFDENFKPIKHYYLGNADEIAAKAAAVANQGKAK